From a region of the uncultured Draconibacterium sp. genome:
- a CDS encoding sulfite exporter TauE/SafE family protein produces MNELSFIQLAILSAAGVVAGFINVVAGGGSLITLPLMIFLGLPPVVANGTNRIGIIAQNIVAVTNFSRKGIFIYPFSLYAGGIAIIGSILGSLLAIDMDDQLFNRILSIVMVVTGITILLKNKKAASHSIIPVVKNKTVSLVLFFFIGIYGGFIHVGIGFLMIMILSRINQLSLKYANSIKVFVALLFSISSIIVFILNDAINWKVGFALAIGTSLGGYLGSHFTMKKGDKWIRLILILAIIVMAIKLWFFQ; encoded by the coding sequence ATGAATGAATTAAGTTTTATACAATTGGCAATTTTAAGTGCAGCGGGTGTTGTTGCCGGTTTTATTAATGTTGTTGCCGGAGGAGGGTCATTAATAACACTTCCGTTAATGATATTTTTAGGACTACCACCGGTTGTGGCAAACGGTACTAATCGTATTGGTATTATCGCACAAAATATTGTAGCTGTTACGAATTTTTCACGAAAGGGCATATTTATCTATCCGTTTAGTTTATATGCAGGAGGGATAGCTATTATTGGTTCGATTCTTGGCTCACTTCTGGCAATAGATATGGACGACCAGTTATTTAACCGGATATTATCAATTGTTATGGTTGTCACGGGCATTACAATCTTACTCAAGAATAAAAAAGCAGCATCACACAGTATAATTCCGGTTGTGAAAAATAAGACAGTTAGTTTGGTCCTTTTTTTCTTTATCGGCATTTACGGTGGTTTTATACATGTTGGTATTGGCTTTTTGATGATTATGATATTGTCACGAATAAATCAGTTGTCGCTAAAATATGCAAATAGCATTAAGGTTTTTGTGGCACTGTTATTTAGTATTTCATCAATTATTGTTTTTATCCTGAATGATGCCATAAACTGGAAAGTTGGTTTTGCACTGGCCATTGGAACATCGTTGGGTGGATATTTAGGAAGCCACTTCACCATGAAAAAGGGCGATAAATGGATAAGACTTATTCTAATTCTGGCCATCATAGTAATGGCAATAAAATTGTGGTTTTTTCAATAA
- a CDS encoding cupin domain-containing protein → MASEKFIKNSESWENLGGGVSRQFQGWDNQIMMVKVKFEKGAEGAPHQHFHTQATYCAAGKFEFVIDGEKSIIEAGEGVYIAPNLLHSAVCLEAGILIDVFSPVREDFLDGSGVSYFGDKK, encoded by the coding sequence ATGGCAAGCGAAAAATTTATTAAGAACAGTGAGAGTTGGGAAAATCTTGGTGGCGGTGTATCTCGTCAGTTTCAAGGTTGGGATAACCAGATTATGATGGTGAAAGTAAAGTTTGAAAAGGGGGCAGAAGGTGCTCCGCATCAGCACTTTCATACACAGGCAACCTATTGTGCTGCAGGTAAATTTGAATTCGTTATTGACGGCGAAAAAAGTATTATTGAAGCCGGAGAGGGAGTTTACATTGCTCCAAATTTATTACACAGTGCAGTGTGTTTAGAAGCCGGTATTTTAATCGATGTATTTAGTCCGGTGCGCGAAGATTTCCTTGATGGAAGTGGTGTTTCGTATTTCGGAGATAAAAAATAG
- a CDS encoding polysaccharide lyase 6 family protein has translation MKLVRYILIIFIMLRVAIPANAEVYRVSSKNQFDDAVASVLPGDTVLLAAQQWDDVELEFKGEGSENAPIVFGAETLGQTIFTGNSRIEISGNWLEVRDFIFRDGDIIESGSIIAFRTASSSLAHNCRLTNVTIENYNPANGSIDTKYVSLYGTYNRVDHCSFSGKTNSGATFVVWLDETPDYHLIDHNYFGSRQDLGENGGETIRIGTSDWERYNSNCVVEYNLFDECDGEIEIISNKSVGNHYRYNTFDNCEGTLTLRHGSDCWVYGNFFFGDEEKDCGGIRLIGPGHRVYNNYLENLEGTSYRAAICLANGVPNSPANRYRQVEDARVGFNTIVNCKEPFAIGAGVDEEKSLAPITSFIENNLIVSKAGRDLVKVYSSASGVDWKGMYTDAETIGIAADGFIQTQVPMVLDGKMYRPTSENPVMGAAISGVFDTISVDIDGQTRPETAKDVGCDQLSDEEIMIFPVTKSDVGANYDFPTHSQIIEKPNYKISVSQGALNVKFENEKKRTISLYSVSGKLLSSSQVYTHKFNQTVSQFPHFLIVEIREAGSKYAVKLIQ, from the coding sequence ATGAAATTAGTAAGATACATACTGATAATATTTATAATGCTTCGGGTGGCAATACCTGCAAATGCCGAAGTTTATAGGGTAAGCTCCAAAAATCAGTTTGATGATGCAGTAGCTTCTGTTTTACCCGGCGATACTGTATTATTGGCTGCGCAGCAATGGGATGATGTAGAGTTGGAGTTTAAAGGCGAAGGAAGCGAAAATGCTCCGATTGTATTCGGTGCCGAAACGCTCGGTCAAACCATCTTTACCGGAAATAGCCGTATTGAGATTAGTGGTAATTGGTTGGAAGTTCGCGACTTCATTTTCCGTGATGGTGATATTATCGAAAGCGGTTCCATTATCGCCTTTCGTACCGCTTCTTCATCGCTTGCGCACAATTGTCGTTTAACAAATGTTACTATCGAAAATTATAATCCAGCTAACGGAAGTATTGATACAAAATATGTTTCGCTTTACGGAACCTATAACCGTGTTGACCATTGCAGCTTCTCCGGAAAAACAAACTCAGGAGCAACTTTTGTTGTTTGGCTCGATGAAACACCCGATTATCATTTAATCGACCATAACTATTTTGGCTCGCGACAAGATTTGGGTGAAAACGGTGGCGAAACCATTAGAATAGGAACCAGTGATTGGGAAAGATACAATTCGAATTGTGTGGTAGAATACAACCTTTTTGATGAATGTGATGGCGAGATTGAAATCATTTCGAATAAATCGGTTGGAAACCACTATCGTTACAACACTTTCGATAATTGCGAGGGAACGTTAACACTTCGTCACGGCTCGGATTGCTGGGTGTATGGCAACTTCTTTTTTGGCGATGAAGAAAAAGATTGTGGTGGTATTCGTTTGATTGGCCCGGGGCACAGGGTGTATAACAATTACCTTGAAAATCTGGAAGGAACATCATATCGTGCAGCCATTTGTTTGGCGAATGGTGTTCCAAATTCGCCGGCAAACCGCTACCGACAGGTTGAGGATGCACGGGTGGGATTTAATACCATTGTAAACTGCAAAGAACCATTTGCAATTGGTGCTGGTGTAGATGAAGAAAAGTCGCTTGCACCCATAACTTCATTTATCGAAAACAACCTGATTGTTTCAAAAGCAGGACGTGATCTGGTAAAAGTTTATAGTTCGGCAAGTGGAGTAGACTGGAAGGGAATGTATACTGATGCGGAAACTATTGGAATTGCTGCCGATGGTTTCATTCAAACTCAAGTTCCAATGGTTTTGGATGGAAAGATGTACCGACCAACATCCGAAAATCCTGTAATGGGAGCAGCAATTTCAGGTGTATTTGATACAATATCGGTTGATATCGACGGACAAACCAGGCCAGAAACAGCAAAAGACGTTGGTTGTGACCAACTTTCGGATGAGGAAATAATGATTTTTCCGGTAACGAAATCTGATGTTGGTGCTAATTACGATTTTCCAACTCATTCGCAAATAATAGAAAAACCAAATTATAAGATATCAGTATCACAAGGGGCATTAAATGTAAAATTTGAAAACGAGAAAAAACGAACCATATCACTTTATTCGGTGTCCGGAAAGTTACTTTCTTCTTCTCAGGTTTATACCCATAAATTTAATCAAACGGTAAGTCAGTTTCCCCACTTTTTGATAGTAGAAATTCGTGAAGCTGGTAGTAAATACGCAGTAAAACTAATTCAATAA
- a CDS encoding SDR family NAD(P)-dependent oxidoreductase: protein MSSKVALITGATGGIGFAVAKQLGKDGYTVVLNGIEDEAGAERVKELAAEGITAEYYGFDMTDSAAVTENITKIGEKYGKIDALINNTGGIGVRARFEEMTDEQYKFVMALNLDSVFYASRAAIPFLKKGENASIINYTSNAAWNGAGPGAGIYSASKGGVQSITRALAKDLAEYGIRVNAVSPGTIDTPFHAQIKATKPELFASWKNSVLLGRLGEPEEVAGVISFLLSDAASFITAETIQIGGGQALGI from the coding sequence ATGAGTTCAAAAGTAGCATTAATTACCGGTGCAACTGGTGGTATTGGTTTTGCGGTGGCAAAACAATTAGGGAAAGATGGGTATACTGTAGTTTTAAATGGTATTGAAGACGAAGCTGGTGCTGAAAGAGTAAAAGAGTTAGCGGCTGAAGGAATTACAGCAGAGTACTATGGCTTTGACATGACAGACTCGGCAGCTGTAACGGAAAACATTACAAAAATTGGCGAAAAGTATGGGAAGATCGATGCTTTGATTAACAATACCGGAGGTATTGGCGTAAGAGCTCGTTTTGAAGAAATGACTGATGAGCAATACAAGTTTGTTATGGCTCTTAATTTGGATTCGGTTTTTTATGCTTCAAGAGCAGCTATCCCTTTTCTTAAAAAGGGTGAAAATGCATCTATTATCAACTATACTTCGAATGCAGCCTGGAATGGAGCAGGACCAGGTGCCGGTATTTATTCAGCTTCAAAAGGTGGCGTGCAATCAATTACGCGTGCCTTGGCTAAAGATTTGGCAGAATATGGAATTAGAGTAAATGCTGTTTCGCCGGGTACTATCGATACGCCCTTCCATGCGCAAATTAAAGCGACTAAACCAGAGCTTTTTGCTTCCTGGAAAAACAGTGTGTTATTAGGACGATTAGGTGAGCCGGAAGAAGTGGCTGGTGTTATTTCTTTCTTATTAAGCGATGCTGCATCTTTCATCACTGCCGAAACCATTCAGATTGGTGGTGGACAGGCACTGGGAATATAA
- a CDS encoding MFS transporter: MKIKGFRWWIIGLIFLATVINYIDRSALSIMWGGADISGSIAQSLGLTKNDYALISNVFMVAYALGQLFSGKIFDKVGTRIGYVLSIGIWGLSSFMHSMARGVLSLSILRTTLGISEAGNWPGAVKSNAEWFPIKERAIAQGLFNAGASIGSVIAPLIIGFLFVAYGWRTTFMVVGSFGLLWIIPWLIINKTSLKKHPWVTEHERQYILAGQSIADQKADDTTKGLSLKQILSHRESWSIVVGRFFLEPIWWLFVTWMPIYLFDTYGFNVKEVALFLWVPYVGAAVGSIAGGYVSGRIIAKTGSINKGRKTTIVIGGAIMLAGLIATILFGDTALKFVLIVCTVLFGFQFAIGNVQTLPSDFFSGKSVGSLAGLGGMIGVFSVIVMNFVVPVVAKISYTPVFIAIAVFVPLGVGAIYFFARDIKPVDEK; encoded by the coding sequence ATGAAGATAAAAGGATTCAGATGGTGGATAATTGGCTTAATCTTTTTAGCCACCGTTATTAATTATATCGACAGAAGTGCCCTGAGTATCATGTGGGGTGGAGCAGATATTAGCGGATCTATTGCTCAATCGTTGGGTTTAACAAAAAACGATTATGCATTAATTTCTAATGTATTTATGGTTGCATACGCACTGGGACAATTGTTCTCGGGCAAAATATTCGATAAGGTGGGTACACGTATCGGATATGTCTTAAGTATCGGTATTTGGGGACTTTCTTCATTCATGCATTCAATGGCACGCGGAGTTTTATCCTTAAGTATTCTTAGAACAACATTGGGTATTTCCGAAGCCGGTAACTGGCCAGGAGCAGTAAAAAGTAATGCCGAATGGTTTCCAATAAAAGAAAGAGCTATTGCGCAGGGGCTTTTTAATGCCGGAGCATCAATCGGTTCTGTAATTGCTCCCTTGATTATTGGTTTCTTATTTGTAGCCTATGGATGGAGAACCACATTTATGGTAGTCGGATCATTCGGATTACTTTGGATTATTCCATGGTTGATAATCAACAAGACGAGTTTAAAGAAACACCCTTGGGTAACTGAACATGAAAGACAATACATTCTTGCAGGACAGAGTATTGCTGATCAAAAAGCGGATGATACAACTAAAGGATTGAGTCTAAAGCAAATTCTTTCACATCGCGAATCATGGTCAATAGTTGTGGGACGTTTTTTTCTTGAGCCAATCTGGTGGCTATTTGTAACATGGATGCCGATCTATCTTTTTGATACTTATGGATTTAATGTAAAAGAAGTGGCTTTGTTCCTTTGGGTACCTTATGTTGGCGCTGCTGTTGGAAGTATCGCAGGAGGTTATGTCTCCGGTAGAATTATTGCTAAAACCGGGTCGATAAATAAAGGACGTAAAACAACCATTGTAATTGGTGGAGCGATAATGCTGGCAGGATTGATCGCAACAATTTTATTTGGCGATACAGCCTTAAAGTTCGTACTCATAGTTTGTACAGTGTTATTTGGTTTCCAGTTTGCTATTGGTAATGTACAAACTTTGCCGAGTGACTTTTTCAGCGGAAAATCAGTTGGGTCGTTGGCAGGATTAGGTGGTATGATCGGAGTGTTCTCCGTAATCGTAATGAACTTTGTTGTTCCTGTTGTAGCCAAAATATCTTACACGCCGGTATTTATTGCTATTGCCGTATTTGTTCCACTTGGAGTAGGTGCCATTTATTTCTTTGCCAGAGATATCAAGCCGGTAGATGAAAAGTAA
- a CDS encoding Nramp family divalent metal transporter has protein sequence MSEAKVNRTILQKIAALILSFGPGIFAIGYTIGTGSVTSMIVAGSSFGMQLLWVLLFSCIFSGVLIYTYGKYTLVTGETALFGFKNHFKAGKLIAILIIIGITFGQWNSLTGILGISANMIYEIVALYYPSISSSEYQVVLGIAIVIMITFYGLLMVGKYTFFEKVLVIFVTIMGVSFIASLLFVFPQPTEIIGGLIPSIPDVEGGQMLTAAFVGTTMAAATFLSRPLFVLGKGWTIKDLTKQKNDSITAAILVFIISGSIMAVASGALYHEGKVVTKVLDMVNTLEPIAGRFALTIFVFGTLSAGLSSIFPCLMIAPLLLADYQEGKLDTNSKQFRIVTAIAALVALWVPIAGENPIQAQILTQVFNVFVLPLVIVGIIILANNKKRMGTHKIGAFVNAGLVLALIFSLIISYNGAAAVLNYF, from the coding sequence ATGAGTGAAGCAAAGGTAAATAGAACCATATTACAAAAGATAGCCGCGCTAATACTGTCTTTTGGACCGGGCATTTTTGCCATTGGGTATACCATCGGTACTGGTAGCGTAACATCGATGATTGTTGCCGGAAGTTCGTTTGGTATGCAATTGCTTTGGGTGTTGTTGTTTAGTTGTATTTTCTCTGGGGTATTAATTTATACTTACGGAAAATATACCCTGGTAACCGGCGAAACCGCATTGTTTGGTTTTAAAAATCATTTTAAAGCTGGCAAACTTATAGCCATTCTTATAATTATTGGAATCACATTTGGGCAGTGGAATTCGCTAACCGGAATTCTTGGGATCTCCGCTAACATGATTTATGAAATTGTTGCTTTGTATTATCCGTCAATTAGCAGTTCAGAATACCAGGTAGTTTTAGGAATTGCTATTGTTATAATGATAACCTTCTATGGTTTACTGATGGTTGGAAAATACACCTTCTTCGAGAAAGTTTTAGTGATTTTTGTAACTATCATGGGAGTGTCGTTTATTGCCTCGTTACTTTTTGTGTTTCCGCAGCCAACAGAAATTATCGGGGGACTTATCCCGTCAATTCCCGATGTTGAAGGAGGCCAAATGTTAACAGCTGCTTTTGTGGGGACAACCATGGCAGCAGCCACTTTTCTTTCACGTCCGCTTTTTGTGCTGGGAAAAGGCTGGACAATTAAAGATTTAACAAAACAGAAGAACGATTCGATAACCGCAGCTATTTTGGTTTTTATTATCAGCGGATCTATTATGGCAGTGGCCAGTGGTGCACTTTACCACGAAGGGAAAGTAGTAACCAAGGTACTCGATATGGTAAATACGCTTGAACCTATTGCAGGGCGTTTCGCACTTACCATTTTTGTTTTCGGAACACTTAGTGCCGGACTTTCATCAATTTTCCCGTGTCTGATGATTGCTCCATTATTATTAGCCGATTATCAGGAAGGGAAATTAGACACCAATTCAAAACAGTTCAGAATTGTTACCGCCATTGCAGCGTTGGTTGCTTTGTGGGTCCCCATTGCTGGAGAAAATCCTATACAAGCTCAAATTCTAACACAGGTTTTTAACGTATTTGTATTGCCATTGGTAATTGTCGGAATAATTATTCTGGCTAACAATAAAAAACGAATGGGTACGCACAAAATAGGTGCTTTTGTTAATGCCGGCCTTGTATTGGCACTGATCTTTTCATTAATCATATCGTACAATGGCGCTGCCGCCGTTTTAAATTATTTCTAA
- a CDS encoding alginate lyase family protein — protein sequence MKGFPKLILQKADVANIIDGLHNYPLLQSSFEDAKEIADKGIEAGIVVPFPKDPGGGYTHEKHKRNYIEMYNSGLVYQLCGDEKYAVFVRDMLNEYAALYPTLGIHPMKKNQSPGKLFWQGLNESVWLVYTIQAYDCIHEFLTVEERANIENNLFRNVVKFFTEEDKYSFDRVHNHGTWAVAGVGMTGMVLGDSVLVQKALYSTKLDGSGGFLKQIDELFSPDGYYAEGPYYQRYALLPFIVFAQALDNNLPELKIFEYKNGVLPKAVTTVLQLTNSDGRFYPINDAIKEKSWLTPELVFGTDIVYKLTENPTLLDVAEHHGKVMLSAQGWAVAKAIAEDKTQKFERKPMIIRDGANGDKGALALLRLGESEHQTSVLFKFSSQGMGHGHFDRLGINLYDKGQEIIPDYGAARFLNVAAKEGGRYLPENKTWANQTIAHNTLVINERSNFNGKLGKAEESSPKLVFADLDNPTVQIVSAIDENCYEGASLNRVLALLEVEGRTYLIDLFNIKNEKSSQFDLPVYFNGQIIDSNFKYTRLNQYKVLGKENGYQHLIVDAEAGSLPQTASLSWMKGTGFYTVSTLAGSKDEFFVTRLGANDPNYNLRNQMGMLFRFPNSKNKKLLTVYEMHGDYNPASEAVLNSEGSVSELQLIEGDGEKVAVILRLKNDKKIELLLDLSFANMSKNTIQVEGNTIDWEGNYKVITN from the coding sequence ATGAAAGGCTTTCCCAAGCTTATTTTACAAAAAGCAGATGTTGCAAATATCATTGATGGTTTGCATAATTACCCATTACTGCAATCATCATTTGAAGATGCAAAAGAAATTGCCGATAAAGGAATTGAAGCTGGAATTGTAGTGCCATTCCCAAAAGATCCGGGCGGGGGTTATACCCACGAAAAACACAAACGGAATTACATAGAAATGTATAATTCCGGACTTGTATATCAGCTATGTGGCGATGAAAAATATGCTGTGTTCGTGCGCGATATGCTGAATGAATATGCAGCCCTTTACCCAACGCTGGGTATTCATCCTATGAAGAAGAACCAGTCCCCCGGGAAATTGTTTTGGCAGGGATTAAACGAGTCGGTTTGGCTGGTGTATACTATTCAGGCTTATGATTGTATTCACGAATTTCTAACGGTGGAAGAAAGAGCCAACATTGAAAACAATCTTTTTAGAAACGTAGTTAAATTTTTTACTGAAGAGGATAAATATTCATTCGATCGAGTACACAACCACGGAACCTGGGCGGTTGCCGGAGTAGGTATGACCGGAATGGTTTTGGGAGATTCCGTATTGGTACAAAAGGCATTGTACAGTACAAAACTGGATGGCTCAGGTGGTTTCTTAAAACAAATTGATGAGCTGTTTTCGCCCGATGGATACTATGCAGAAGGCCCATATTACCAGCGTTATGCATTATTGCCATTTATTGTTTTTGCGCAAGCGTTGGACAATAATCTTCCTGAATTAAAAATATTTGAATATAAAAACGGTGTACTGCCAAAAGCCGTTACCACTGTTCTGCAATTAACAAATTCCGATGGACGATTTTACCCTATAAACGATGCAATTAAGGAAAAATCGTGGCTGACCCCGGAATTGGTATTTGGAACCGATATTGTTTATAAGCTCACAGAAAACCCAACACTGCTCGATGTGGCTGAACACCACGGTAAAGTAATGTTAAGTGCCCAGGGTTGGGCTGTAGCAAAAGCGATTGCCGAAGATAAAACGCAAAAATTTGAGCGCAAGCCAATGATTATACGTGATGGAGCCAATGGCGATAAAGGTGCTTTAGCTTTACTTCGTTTAGGCGAAAGTGAGCATCAGACATCAGTGTTGTTTAAATTCTCTTCGCAGGGAATGGGACACGGGCATTTCGATCGTCTTGGAATAAACCTGTACGACAAAGGACAGGAAATAATACCCGATTATGGCGCAGCCCGTTTCCTGAATGTTGCTGCAAAAGAAGGCGGACGTTATCTTCCAGAAAATAAAACATGGGCAAATCAAACAATTGCACATAATACACTGGTTATTAATGAACGATCAAACTTCAACGGAAAGTTAGGAAAAGCAGAGGAAAGCAGTCCGAAATTGGTTTTTGCCGACCTTGATAATCCGACAGTACAAATTGTATCGGCTATCGACGAAAATTGTTATGAAGGCGCTTCTTTAAACCGTGTTCTGGCATTGCTGGAAGTAGAAGGTCGGACCTATTTAATCGACTTATTCAATATTAAAAACGAAAAAAGTAGTCAATTCGATCTTCCGGTGTATTTCAACGGACAAATTATTGATTCCAACTTCAAATATACCAGGCTAAATCAATATAAAGTTCTGGGAAAAGAAAATGGTTATCAGCATTTAATTGTTGATGCTGAAGCTGGAAGTTTACCTCAAACTGCCAGTCTTTCCTGGATGAAAGGAACCGGGTTTTATACCGTTTCAACTTTGGCCGGTTCAAAAGACGAATTTTTTGTAACACGTCTTGGTGCTAATGATCCGAATTATAACCTCCGTAACCAAATGGGAATGTTGTTTCGGTTCCCGAATTCGAAAAACAAAAAACTGCTTACCGTTTACGAAATGCATGGGGATTATAACCCGGCCAGTGAAGCCGTGCTGAATTCTGAAGGATCTGTAAGCGAACTTCAACTTATAGAAGGTGATGGCGAAAAAGTGGCCGTGATTCTACGCTTAAAAAATGATAAAAAAATAGAACTTCTGCTTGATTTAAGTTTTGCAAACATGAGCAAAAATACAATTCAGGTAGAAGGTAATACGATAGATTGGGAAGGAAATTATAAAGTAATAACAAATTAA
- a CDS encoding heparinase II/III family protein translates to MIQKFIYSFLLLLPLTVFAQNNGIAYNHVPTNAEIIELLDVDNYPELEAIQNNYKQGNTEQAIEELTRYFKERFSERYFFDWKNFENRFSEYNQMYSNREDFHTKDAEKHLELYPAKTQWEIGFENLKGETVTSYPYRHLTRQHKAGSIAFLYHYTGDKKYLDYIPDQAASLNAAFNNNQFEIIEEGNGAYEAYRAGNRVWNWLLVHQILLASDDYSTSQQLEMIRTFLHTAAKLYHHNPVYTEGNHQTRGMSALAMLAFLFPEIEGSELWKERSLKRLEEHLEKEIYADGFQFERTVHYHIDDIENYFYPYQLAKLNNIELKPIWETRIKGLFDVLLKIAMPNKKAPVLQDDTGSPWAEYNEIDNTMALGAVLFGEPDYVYFASSKVSTEYYWFLKPEQLAKLKSVQQNEPELGSCELPETGYYMMRNGWSDNDVYAIVSTGLTPEKPDHQHADMLGLQLYAFGNVLLPNYQVRYYLPDFPEFKNSWVKSVALLDSIPQGREWKGNQGGSGFGKFLNLPEPIVLAWQKNKEFDLFVGSHNGYDKEGVKTYRAVIFVKDGFWIVRDRFIANGGEHESQQVWQGHYDVEKEGTHIRSVFSNGAGLEIIQLGGTADKISKASARGKGRSVFQKSFQNQTSWTTLLFPFENFEERLMIDDYNEFKANEWNIVSGINSPVKTNAKQVIYKKEDFILLEATELTVGDKTVSVSSRSDLWVMLGEDKLEITNCGITEVEVNNTPVKPGKTVSL, encoded by the coding sequence ATGATTCAAAAATTTATATATAGTTTTTTGTTGCTTTTGCCGCTAACTGTGTTTGCACAAAATAATGGGATAGCCTATAATCATGTGCCTACAAACGCAGAAATTATTGAATTGCTGGATGTTGATAACTACCCCGAATTAGAAGCTATACAAAACAATTACAAGCAAGGAAATACAGAACAAGCCATTGAAGAGCTTACAAGATATTTTAAGGAAAGATTCTCAGAACGCTATTTTTTCGATTGGAAAAACTTTGAAAATCGTTTCTCAGAATACAACCAGATGTATTCAAACCGCGAAGATTTTCATACAAAAGATGCGGAGAAACATTTGGAGTTATACCCTGCCAAAACACAATGGGAAATAGGTTTCGAAAACCTAAAAGGTGAAACGGTTACATCTTACCCGTATCGCCACTTAACACGTCAACACAAAGCCGGTAGTATTGCATTTTTGTACCACTACACCGGCGATAAAAAATACCTGGATTATATACCGGATCAGGCTGCTTCATTAAACGCAGCTTTCAACAACAATCAATTCGAAATTATTGAAGAAGGTAACGGTGCGTATGAAGCGTATCGAGCCGGGAATCGTGTCTGGAACTGGCTGTTGGTTCACCAAATTCTTCTTGCGTCTGATGATTATTCAACCAGTCAGCAATTGGAGATGATTCGTACTTTTTTACACACGGCTGCAAAATTGTATCATCATAATCCTGTATATACTGAAGGGAACCATCAAACCCGCGGCATGAGTGCCCTTGCTATGTTGGCATTTCTTTTTCCCGAGATTGAAGGTTCTGAGTTATGGAAAGAAAGATCATTGAAACGACTGGAAGAACATTTGGAGAAAGAAATTTATGCTGACGGCTTTCAATTTGAACGTACAGTACATTACCATATAGACGATATTGAAAACTATTTTTATCCATACCAGTTAGCCAAATTAAATAATATTGAATTAAAACCCATTTGGGAAACAAGAATAAAAGGGCTTTTTGATGTATTGCTGAAAATTGCCATGCCCAACAAAAAAGCCCCCGTTTTACAAGACGATACCGGTTCGCCCTGGGCAGAATACAATGAGATTGATAATACTATGGCTTTGGGAGCTGTTTTATTTGGCGAACCTGATTACGTTTATTTCGCCTCGTCAAAAGTATCAACGGAATATTATTGGTTTTTAAAACCAGAACAATTAGCCAAATTAAAATCAGTTCAGCAGAATGAGCCAGAACTGGGATCGTGTGAACTTCCGGAAACTGGCTATTATATGATGCGAAATGGGTGGAGTGATAATGATGTTTATGCCATTGTATCGACGGGCTTAACACCAGAAAAGCCCGATCATCAGCATGCCGATATGCTTGGATTGCAGCTTTATGCCTTTGGAAATGTTTTGTTGCCGAACTACCAGGTAAGGTACTATTTACCCGATTTCCCGGAATTTAAAAATTCATGGGTAAAAAGCGTTGCCTTGCTCGATTCAATCCCTCAGGGGCGGGAATGGAAAGGAAACCAGGGCGGAAGCGGTTTTGGGAAGTTTCTAAATCTGCCCGAGCCAATAGTGTTGGCGTGGCAAAAAAATAAGGAATTCGATCTTTTTGTGGGAAGCCATAATGGATACGACAAAGAAGGTGTTAAAACTTACCGAGCCGTAATTTTTGTAAAGGATGGTTTCTGGATTGTTCGCGATCGGTTTATTGCAAACGGTGGAGAACATGAATCACAACAGGTTTGGCAGGGACATTACGATGTGGAAAAGGAAGGCACGCATATTCGTTCGGTATTTTCGAACGGAGCAGGACTGGAAATCATTCAGCTGGGCGGAACTGCCGACAAAATTTCTAAAGCATCGGCTCGCGGAAAAGGGAGAAGCGTTTTCCAAAAAAGCTTTCAAAACCAAACTTCGTGGACTACACTTTTATTTCCATTCGAGAATTTTGAAGAGCGTTTGATGATCGATGATTACAACGAATTCAAAGCAAATGAATGGAACATTGTCTCAGGGATAAACAGCCCGGTTAAAACCAACGCAAAACAGGTGATCTATAAAAAAGAAGACTTTATACTTCTGGAAGCAACAGAATTGACTGTTGGCGACAAAACAGTTTCTGTAAGCTCAAGAAGCGATTTATGGGTGATGCTTGGAGAAGATAAATTGGAAATCACTAATTGTGGAATAACAGAGGTGGAGGTTAATAATACGCCGGTAAAACCAGGGAAAACAGTATCATTATAA